The DNA segment TGGGGTAGAAAAGTTCCAAAATAAAATAATTGTAAGGAACTTAAAATTGATGGCATTACCCAAAAATAAGTAAGATTATCCTCTGGAAGATGCAATATATATTTGGCGATGTTAAAAATAATAGTTAATGTGATAATCTGTCGCCAACTCCAGTAACCCTTCATAAAATATAAATACCAAGCCACAAAGTTTTTATGCTTACCATTATGAAAATCTGGATCTGTTTGACTGGCTGGATTATGGTGATGTAACCAATGCTTTTTTAAAAGTTTTGGGTAGGATAAAAGACCATAAAGAAATAAGCATAAAGAGCCAATGAAATGGTTGATTTTGGGACTTTTGGGAAAAACTACCCCATGCATGGCATCATGAGCTGTAATAAATAATCCTGTATATAAAAATGTTTGCCAAAATATGATCGGCAAGAACATCCAAAATTTGAATTGGGATATATCAATATAAAGTAACAAACCCAGGCTAATCGCCCATAGACTAATAATGGCGATCGCCATAAAAATGCCCCCAAACGGGGATTTATTTTTCACTACTGGGGTGGTAGTAATTTTTATTTGAGGTAATGGTGGTTGTTCTAACTGGATCACGCTTTTACTCCGCGTAGCATTCAGGTGAAAATTTCAAAATATAGTTATGGAAAGGCACTCAGCATTAGCCAAAAACCAATTTTAGTGGTAAGCGTTCTGCACTAGGCAGGGGAGCATCCCAAAGTGTGTAGAAATATTAAAATAACTTAATTATTATTACACATTAATCGCTATACCAAAAACTGTTTTCAGCTAAGAGAACAGGTAATGGGGGTGAAGACACTGTTTATTACCCGTAGCACCCAGTATTTTCTCGTAAATATGTTGTCACCAGTTCCAGTCTAAAACTCAAAAGCTCAGTATGAGTCCAGAAAATTGTGTAATTGCCGCACTATGCTGTAGCCATTAAGATCACAAAATAAGTAAGCGACAAAACCAATCATCGCCCAGCGACCATTCCAAACTTCAGATTGAGGCGTAAACCCAAATTTCAAAGCATTACGATCTTTGCCGTTGTAAGCGGTTTCAGTGGCATCCTTAGGGTAAAGTCCCATTATCAATTTCCTTGAAATAATCAGAATACCTTTTTTATAGTATTTACCTGCACATTTAGTGGTATCTGTCTCTAGTGCCAAAGTGTAAGCAAGTCTAAAGGATGAATTTTTTAGATTTAAGCTATTCCTATTAAGAATTGAACCCGCTATAATTTCGGTATTTTAAATATCCTAAATTTCGGTTCACTAAAATAATTTATAAATGCCGTAACACTGACAATCGGAGTAAAAGAAACTTTTCAGATGTCATAAAAAATCTAACGAAAGTTAGAAGGTTTCGTGAGTGTTGTTATCCAAACTAATAGATAAATGGGATTATATTTATAATTAAAAATATGGCTCCTACAGTATTAATTACAGGTGCATCTCAAGGCATTGGCAAAGCAACGGCTATTTTATTTTCCCGAAAAGGTTATAATCTCGTACTTACAGCGCGTCAAGCTGACACATTGGCAGGCACAGCCCAAGAGGTGCAAAACTTTGGTCATCCCGCACCATTAACTATTACTTGCGATGTCAAAGATCCATCTCAGGTAGAGATATTAGTGCAGACAGCATTGGAAAATTATGCTGATATCGATGTGTTGGTAAATAATGCCGGGATATTTGCATCAGGGCCAGTAGAACAATTTTCGCTCAATGATTGGCACGAAGTTATAGACACTAACCTTTGGGGATATATTCATACTATTCATGCCCTTTTACCCCATTTTCTGCAACGGGGAAGGGGAACCATAGTTAATGTTAGTTCTATTGGCGGTAAAGTACCTACGGCTTACTTGGTTCCTTACTGTACGAGTAAGTTTGCGGTGACAGGGTTAACGGAAACACTGCAAGCGGAATTACAACCAAAAGGTATTCAAGTTTGTGGGATTTATCCAAATTTAATTAAGAGTAGCTTTATGGAACGGGCAGTTTTTCGAGGTCAGGATGAAAAAGAAATCCAAACTCGGAGGGAACAGCTTGAGAATGTGCTGAAAACTCCTGTAGTGGAGAAGCCGGAAGATGTCGCCAATGCTATTTGGGATGCAGTCCAGCATCAAAAGTCAGATGTGATGGTTGGTTCTGCTAATGTGTCTCAGGGTTTATATCGTTTATTTCCTGGTTTAATGAAGTGGGTTTCTCGGCAAACTTTGAAAAATCAAGATAATTAACCAATACCGTTGCCAATTTATGCGGGTTCAACGGCTGTAAAAACAAACGGGATGAATACGACTTAAGGAATTAATTTATGAAAAATGAAAATTTATACTCTATGTTCTTCTTTGACCTAACTTTAGTGGAGCAAGAACTTTTATCTGGTGGACAAAAACCAGATGATGAGAATGGTGATTTCGATAAATCCAAAGAGAAGGAGAAACAGAAGGATAAAAATATTACAAATTTTTTGATTGCTCAAAAGGATATAAGTGGGTCGGTGGAAATAAACTTAACTATAAGTATGTAAGCAAAACTAAGGATAATTTTCCATATTTATGCTATCAGCGATCGCTCATAGTGGGTGTTTGTGCGATCGCTCCTCTTTTCCCTCAAGAATGTTGGATTATGGGCTTTACTTGATAAGTTTTTTAAACTAATGCACCGAAATGACCCAACAAATTACCAGAAAAAAGAGCTAGGTAGTTATGTTTTAAGTTATATTATTGACTTAGCTAAAACCAAAGGTATCAAAAAGATTTATGGAGCTTTAACTCATCAGGATATTAAATCTAATCCAAATTTAATTAATTGGTATCAAAAATATGGTTTTAAGATAGAAGCCCCAACTTATGAAGAAGTCTCAACAGCTAAATATAGAATTTGCCTCTATTTAGATGAATTATTAAATTATGTCCTATGAAGTAATAAATAGATTAAACTTGCAAATGTAGGATGCTCCCATTTTCTCCTATATTTATTAGCATTTTTTCAAATTCTTGTGGTTGAGTAGTAAGCTAAAGATTAAGCGATTTATTTGGAATGGCTATGAAAAATCAACCAAAATCTCTTGTAAATGACTTAGAACAAGTTTATAGTCAGGATATTCAGACAATAACCAGTTTGTTAGCTCAAATAACAAACCGTAATCCAGATGAGATTAAACCACACTTGGATGCCATGCTTAAGATGTTAGTACAACCACAGGGTGAGCGTCCTTTCTATGAAACTGCCACCCCTCAAGAGTGGGTAACAGCATTTCAAGAGTGGGTAGAAAGCCATCGAGAACTTAACCTTCCAACACTTTCAGAGGCAGCCATTAGCCGAGAAAGTATTTATGGAGAGCGAGGTTAAGTGCCGTATCTTGTAGATACTAATGTCTTATTAAGGAGTGTAGACCTTAGACAATTATCGTGATTCACACTCGCGTTTTGTGACATGGTGACGATAGCGAAACATCGCTTCTAATTGCGCTTGTATTAGCCAACCACTGACAAATTCAACTACGACTCCACCGGGCATAGAGAAAGAAACAGCATCAGTTAACTTGGTTTTACCATTTTCTGGGCTAAATTCATGTCGATGTACCCAAGACTCAAAAGGCCCAGATATCTGTTCGTCGATAAACAGGCGATTCTTTTCATATTCAGTGTGTCGCGCTAACCAAGTTAAAGGTAATAGCCCTAAAAACAAACGAAATTCAGTGATAGCGCCCACTTCTAAGCCGCCTTCACGACGAATTACTTGCACTGGTTGCCAAGGTGGGTTGAGTAGTTGCAAAATATCTGGTCTTTCGTGGAATTTCCACACTACTTCGACTGGCGCATTAATGACTGAGGAATGTTGAAATTGCAGCATGGAAAGAAAAAACGTAAAATTTAGCTTTCGCAGTCAGTTGAAATCTCTATATCTAGGGTATCTTCATCAA comes from the Nodularia sp. NIES-3585 genome and includes:
- a CDS encoding SRPBCC family protein translates to MLQFQHSSVINAPVEVVWKFHERPDILQLLNPPWQPVQVIRREGGLEVGAITEFRLFLGLLPLTWLARHTEYEKNRLFIDEQISGPFESWVHRHEFSPENGKTKLTDAVSFSMPGGVVVEFVSGWLIQAQLEAMFRYRHHVTKRECESR
- the crtW gene encoding beta-carotene ketolase CrtW — protein: MIQLEQPPLPQIKITTTPVVKNKSPFGGIFMAIAIISLWAISLGLLLYIDISQFKFWMFLPIIFWQTFLYTGLFITAHDAMHGVVFPKSPKINHFIGSLCLFLYGLLSYPKLLKKHWLHHHNPASQTDPDFHNGKHKNFVAWYLYFMKGYWSWRQIITLTIIFNIAKYILHLPEDNLTYFWVMPSILSSLQLFYFGTFLPHSEPVEGYKDPHRSHTISRPIWWSFITCYHFGYHYEHHEYPHIPWWQLPEIYRMFNAKF
- a CDS encoding chlorophyll a/b-binding protein, which gives rise to MGLYPKDATETAYNGKDRNALKFGFTPQSEVWNGRWAMIGFVAYLFCDLNGYSIVRQLHNFLDSY
- a CDS encoding GNAT family N-acetyltransferase, with translation MHRNDPTNYQKKELGSYVLSYIIDLAKTKGIKKIYGALTHQDIKSNPNLINWYQKYGFKIEAPTYEEVSTAKYRICLYLDELLNYVL
- a CDS encoding SDR family oxidoreductase gives rise to the protein MAPTVLITGASQGIGKATAILFSRKGYNLVLTARQADTLAGTAQEVQNFGHPAPLTITCDVKDPSQVEILVQTALENYADIDVLVNNAGIFASGPVEQFSLNDWHEVIDTNLWGYIHTIHALLPHFLQRGRGTIVNVSSIGGKVPTAYLVPYCTSKFAVTGLTETLQAELQPKGIQVCGIYPNLIKSSFMERAVFRGQDEKEIQTRREQLENVLKTPVVEKPEDVANAIWDAVQHQKSDVMVGSANVSQGLYRLFPGLMKWVSRQTLKNQDN